The DNA window TGCTGAAAATCCAGATACGGAAAAATATCCGGATCCGGTGCGGATACGGTGAAATCGATCCAGTGAGCACCTTCTTCTTGGCGCTGGACGCTGCGCTTCATAACATAATATCCGCTTTTCGGCGATGCATAGATCAGATGCTTCTCCTTAAGGTCCTCCAACGCCCGGATGACGGTGCTTTTGCTGCAATCATACCGGGATGCCAAAGCCCTGATGGATGGCAGCTTGTCTCCCTCCCGGCAGCTTTCGCCGGCAATCTGCGTTTCCAAGTCATTGATGATATCGTCATACTTAAACATGCCCTCATACGCCTCCTTCCGCTTCATCTGTACCGGTACAGATCAACATTCCTTTTATTGTAGCACAGACGCTTCCGGCTTAGAATAAAGAAAACGTCGCTCGATGCATGTTCAAAAAACAAGCTCCAATAGCAGAAATTTTTCTTGCGATGATAGGACCGGTCCTTCCACAGCGCGCAAACTTAGGGAGGTCATTGTATGAAACTCACACTTAATCAAAAAGCCATTACGGCAGTGGTCATCAATGCGATCATCGTTGGCTTTTCACCGATATTCGTCAAACAGTCGCTCATCTTTGCCGATCCGCTGGATTCACTGGCACACCGCTTTACGATTTCCTTTCTTGCAGCTTCCTTGTTTGCCTTTCCGGGATGGGCCCATCTGAAGGCAATGCGGAAAGAAATCTTCACCGTCGTTCCGCTGGCACTCCTGAATCCGTCGCTCTTTTTCGCTCTGCAGGCATTCGGTCTGCTGCATGCTTCCTCAGCGGTTGCAGGTATTGTACAGGCAACGGTTCCCGTCTTCACGATGATTCTCGCAGCTCTTTTCCTGAAGGAGAATGCCAGCATGGGTCAGCGGCTCTTCACCCTTCTGTCCGTATCTGGAGTCATATTGGTATTCGCCGTTCCCGGCGTAGGCTCTTCGTCCACCAGCTTACTGGGTGTCACGCTGATTCTCCTATCCGCCTTGTCTCTGGCCGGATACACAACCTTGGCCCGTAAGCTCACGCGGATTATGCGTCCCAAGGATTTGACCTATATGATGATTCTATTCGGCTTTGTCGTCTTCAACATCATTGCACTCTGCAAGCATGGTTACGCGGGCACGGTTGACTCCTATTTCACGCCTCTGCAAGAGCCTGCGTTTATCATGGATATGGTCTTTCTGGGTGTGCTGTCCTTCCTGTTGACCTCCTTTTTATCCAATTATGCACTGTCGATCCTCGAAGCCTCGAAAGTCAGCGTATTTGCAGGTTTATCCACTGTGGTAACCATTGCCGGCGGCGTGCTGCTGCTGAATGAACAGCTGGGCTGGTACCATTGGGCCGGGGCAGCCATGATTGCGGCCGGGGTCACAGGCGTCAATCTTTCAAGCAAAAAGCTCCCGGCGGTCAAAACGCAGGAGTCTGTGAAAGCTTGATAAACATGGAAGCACAAATAAAGCCCCGGTGCCTACCCGGGGCTTTATTTCAAGTTTTAACGAAGCACTGCCTCTTCCTCTTCAGCAGCTTCACCCATGAATTTCAAGATGAACAGAGGTATTCGCCTGCTTTCCGCTGAGCAGTTCCGTAAACTCCGCCATCCAGCATAATCCTCTGCTTCTTCTTTCAGCTGAGACAAGCTCTCTCTTAATCTTGACTCTCCTTTACAGCAGTTCTCCCTTTCTCTTCAAAAAAACATACAGCAGCAAGCTGGTGAAGGCACATATGATCGCGCACAGTCCGATAAACGCATATCCTGCCTGCAGACCGCGTAAAAGGCCCAGCTGAGCATCTGCCATGTAAAATCTTTTGACTCCGTCGGTAATAGCACCGATCAGATAGTTTCCGATGACACTGCCTATTCCCATCATCGTAACGATAAAGGTGATGGCCGTATCGCTTTCGTTGGGGTACCGTTTTGCAATGACAGCCATAACCGTCGGATAGATGGGTGCGATTCCGATCCCTGCCAGTGCGAAGAAAATAGCTCCCTGTTCTCCGGATACAATCGCAATGCCCGTGCAAATGCCTGAAAATCCCGACAAAATGATCAGGGAGAGCGTAAAGCCAATTTTATCTGTAATCGGCCCAAGCAGCAGCCGTGCGAGCGAAAAGCATAAAAAGAAAATGGACAGCATGCCTGAAGCCGCGGTCGTATTCCAGTGGTAGGCCTTTTCCAGGAAGTTGACCAGCCATCCGCCTACCGACATCTCCGATACGACGCCAAAAGACAGGATCAGGACAATCAGCCACAAGCCGCGGTCCCGGATCAGAGAAGACAGCGGTGCCCGATGTTCAGCTGATATCTCATCACCGGCAAATCGGCTGAAGAACGCCGGGAACATCGGTATCACCGCCAAAGCGAGCATAATCAGATACATCTCGCGCCACTCCACCGTGTGACCGAATAATGTAACGCTCATCAGTCCCGATGCAATGATCGGGGCCACGGTTGAGCTGAGTCCGTAGAAAAAATGTGCCAGATTCATCATCGTTCCCGTGTTCCGCACGAATATCCGGGCGCCCAGAATCGCGAGCGCGATCTCCAGCATCCCGTTACCGATATACATCAAAAAGTAAGAGGCCGAAAACAGCGAATAGCTCTTCGAGAGATAGATCAATATTCCGGAAATCACCATACCGCCAAAAGCCATCAGACTGACGCTTTTAATGCCCAGCTTGCGGGTCAAAAAGGCAGTGAAGGAGCAGGCAAGGAGATATCCCAGAGAGTTCAGGGACAGCAGTGTCCCGAGCTGCATCTCATCGATGCCAAAATCCGCCTGGATCCTTGGAATGGCCGGGCCCTTAATATTTTCTGAGAAACCGAAAATGATGAATCCAATGAAAACAGTTGCCAATTGTAGAGCGTAATTGCGGTTGAATCTCCTTTTAGGCTGCACTTGAAGGCTCATCTCATGGTCCCCTTGCTATGTAATTACAGCACCGTCACAGCCCGGTCGCAGCCGCGGAAAACCTACTGCCAAACCAAACAGCTGTGGAGGTGCTGATTGTCCTTTATCTCCTATGCGTATTCAGGGCTGGGACGGATTATCCAACCCACTCGCTCCGCAAGGTAAAGAGGTCTTTCAAAGCATCTGTCGACAGTTCCGTAATCCAGCTCTCCGAGCTGGAGATGACGTTATCGCTGAGCTGCTGCTTGCTCTCCAGCATTTCATCAATGCGCTCCTCAAGCGTGCCTAGAGATATGAACTTATGCACCTGCACGTCTTTGGTCTGACCCATGCGGTAAGCGCGGTCTGTCGCCTGGTTCTCCACGGCCGGATTC is part of the Paenibacillus sp. J23TS9 genome and encodes:
- a CDS encoding DMT family transporter, with protein sequence MKLTLNQKAITAVVINAIIVGFSPIFVKQSLIFADPLDSLAHRFTISFLAASLFAFPGWAHLKAMRKEIFTVVPLALLNPSLFFALQAFGLLHASSAVAGIVQATVPVFTMILAALFLKENASMGQRLFTLLSVSGVILVFAVPGVGSSSTSLLGVTLILLSALSLAGYTTLARKLTRIMRPKDLTYMMILFGFVVFNIIALCKHGYAGTVDSYFTPLQEPAFIMDMVFLGVLSFLLTSFLSNYALSILEASKVSVFAGLSTVVTIAGGVLLLNEQLGWYHWAGAAMIAAGVTGVNLSSKKLPAVKTQESVKA
- a CDS encoding sugar MFS transporter, with the protein product MSLQVQPKRRFNRNYALQLATVFIGFIIFGFSENIKGPAIPRIQADFGIDEMQLGTLLSLNSLGYLLACSFTAFLTRKLGIKSVSLMAFGGMVISGILIYLSKSYSLFSASYFLMYIGNGMLEIALAILGARIFVRNTGTMMNLAHFFYGLSSTVAPIIASGLMSVTLFGHTVEWREMYLIMLALAVIPMFPAFFSRFAGDEISAEHRAPLSSLIRDRGLWLIVLILSFGVVSEMSVGGWLVNFLEKAYHWNTTAASGMLSIFFLCFSLARLLLGPITDKIGFTLSLIILSGFSGICTGIAIVSGEQGAIFFALAGIGIAPIYPTVMAVIAKRYPNESDTAITFIVTMMGIGSVIGNYLIGAITDGVKRFYMADAQLGLLRGLQAGYAFIGLCAIICAFTSLLLYVFLKRKGELL